The Microbulbifer hydrolyticus genome has a segment encoding these proteins:
- a CDS encoding TyrR/PhhR family helix-turn-helix DNA-binding protein, with product MSIFSDYRINVRSGEIGGDSGDKVYLSAPDLLVAQYQSIEKSLHRVRGVRQVRRIELIPSERRHFELDTLLRHVTYPVLSVDRSGRIVAANQAAARAFGVSHSLVAGMSLQRFLPRLQLAELLRGITAPRYGFPVTVRGQEFAVDWSPIALAEAPGAVASLAGAVLTLQQRESLPSSEAPPPQVLWDLDRRRDSCLRLQQMAPLDEPLLICGERGAGKSTFLRAAYYLSPLADSGLLREYQGSDFSDSSLSEMLLLPCDTIVLLDDLDLVPESLQQALAEHLLQGKLRPRMVLSARSISALIVPFRQLLETQQIVLPPLRSMRPAVAGFAEKILGESGFTLDPAAAHALATRDWPSNFSGLQDCLQAAVAHSQGRGGRSVEVADLPASGVEETLPWTDWGRGLTLKEQMDKVERAILAEQLEVQGSAGHSTRDLARRLGISHTAVANKLRKYGLNEGGASS from the coding sequence ATGTCGATATTCTCCGATTACCGGATTAATGTGCGCTCCGGCGAGATCGGTGGTGACAGCGGGGACAAGGTCTACCTGTCTGCGCCTGACTTGTTGGTTGCGCAGTACCAGTCCATCGAAAAATCCCTGCACCGGGTGCGCGGTGTGCGTCAGGTGCGCCGTATCGAGCTGATTCCGTCCGAGCGACGGCACTTTGAGCTGGATACGCTGCTCAGGCATGTGACGTATCCGGTACTCTCGGTAGATCGCAGCGGCCGTATCGTCGCCGCCAACCAGGCGGCTGCACGGGCCTTTGGGGTCAGTCACAGCCTGGTGGCCGGCATGTCCCTGCAGCGCTTTCTGCCGCGGCTGCAGCTCGCGGAGCTTCTGCGCGGTATTACTGCACCTCGGTATGGCTTTCCGGTGACCGTGCGGGGGCAGGAATTCGCCGTGGACTGGTCGCCGATTGCCCTCGCAGAGGCACCCGGGGCTGTCGCCTCTCTCGCCGGTGCGGTGCTTACCCTGCAGCAGCGGGAGAGTTTGCCGTCGTCAGAGGCGCCGCCCCCGCAAGTACTGTGGGATCTGGACAGGCGCAGGGACAGCTGCCTGAGGCTGCAGCAGATGGCGCCGCTGGATGAGCCGCTGCTTATCTGTGGTGAACGCGGCGCCGGCAAGAGCACATTTTTACGCGCGGCGTATTACCTGAGCCCGCTCGCCGATAGCGGGCTGCTGCGTGAATATCAGGGCAGCGATTTCAGTGACAGTAGCCTGTCTGAGATGCTGCTTCTGCCGTGCGATACCATTGTGCTGCTGGATGACCTCGATCTTGTCCCCGAATCATTGCAGCAGGCACTCGCCGAACATTTGCTTCAGGGAAAACTGCGCCCGCGTATGGTCCTGTCGGCGCGCTCGATTTCCGCACTCATTGTGCCATTTCGCCAGTTACTGGAAACCCAGCAAATTGTTTTGCCGCCACTGAGGTCGATGCGGCCTGCGGTTGCCGGATTTGCTGAGAAGATCCTCGGGGAATCCGGCTTCACTCTCGATCCTGCCGCGGCGCACGCACTGGCAACGCGCGACTGGCCGAGCAATTTTTCGGGCCTGCAAGATTGCCTGCAGGCGGCTGTCGCGCATTCGCAAGGCCGAGGAGGGCGGTCAGTTGAGGTGGCGGACTTACCTGCATCAGGGGTAGAAGAAACGTTACCCTGGACGGACTGGGGGCGGGGGCTGACGCTGAAAGAGCAGATGGACAAGGTGGAGCGGGCGATTCTCGCCGAACAGCTCGAGGTACAGGGTTCCGCTGGGCACTCCACCCGGGATCTGGCCCGGCGGCTGGGAATTTCTCATACCGCCGTGGCCAACAAGTTGCGCAAGTATGGCCTGAACGAAGGTGGAGCCAGCAGTTAG
- a CDS encoding nitrite/sulfite reductase produces the protein MYRYDEQDHKLVRERVAQFRGQTERYLAGELKEEEFLPLRLQNGLYVQRLAPMLRIAVPYGLMNSAQVRRLAHITRKYDKGYAHFTTRQNVQLNWPNLEDVPDILAELAEVEMHAVQTSGNCIRNTTTDQFAGVARDELVDPRPYCELIRQWSTFHPEFAFLPRKFKIAVCGADQDRAAIRAHDIGVQIVKNDKGEVGFQVLVGGGLGRTPILGVAIRDFLPETHLLSYLEAIVRVYNQLGRRDNKFKARIKILVKAMGAEEFARRVEAEWEQIKDGADELTPEAIRWAKRFFPEPEYKSIANGHGEAVLRDHAGEDKAFARWLERNTFPHRVNGYQAVTLSTKPTGIPPGDVTDRQLEAIADLADKYSFGEIRVTHEQNVVLADVEQEKLFELWQEARKNGFATPNIGTLTDMICCPGGDYCSLANAKSIPVAEAIQRKFDDLDYLYDIGDLDLNISGCMNACGHHHIGHIGILGVDKKGEEFYQVQLGGSSNEKASLGKVLGPSFSRDEMPNTIGKILDVFVENRHPDELFIDTYNRIGLQPFKERVYAKAS, from the coding sequence ATGTATCGATACGACGAACAGGACCACAAACTGGTTCGGGAACGGGTGGCCCAGTTTCGCGGCCAGACCGAACGCTATCTCGCCGGTGAGCTGAAAGAAGAAGAATTTTTACCCCTGCGCCTGCAGAACGGCCTGTATGTGCAGCGGTTGGCGCCCATGCTGCGCATCGCGGTGCCCTACGGACTGATGAACAGCGCACAAGTACGCCGCCTGGCTCACATCACCCGCAAATACGACAAGGGTTACGCCCACTTCACCACCCGCCAGAACGTTCAGCTGAACTGGCCGAATCTGGAAGACGTGCCCGATATCCTCGCCGAGCTGGCCGAAGTGGAGATGCACGCGGTCCAGACCAGTGGCAACTGTATCCGCAATACCACCACCGACCAGTTTGCCGGTGTCGCCCGGGATGAACTGGTCGACCCGCGCCCCTACTGTGAGCTGATTCGCCAGTGGTCCACTTTCCACCCGGAATTTGCCTTCCTGCCGCGCAAGTTCAAGATCGCGGTGTGCGGCGCTGACCAGGACCGCGCCGCCATCCGTGCGCACGACATCGGCGTACAGATCGTGAAAAACGACAAGGGCGAAGTTGGCTTCCAGGTGCTGGTCGGCGGCGGCCTTGGCCGCACCCCGATTCTCGGCGTTGCCATCCGCGACTTCCTCCCGGAGACCCACCTGCTCTCCTATCTGGAAGCCATCGTTCGCGTATACAACCAGCTGGGTCGCCGCGACAACAAGTTCAAGGCGCGGATCAAGATTCTGGTGAAAGCCATGGGTGCCGAAGAGTTTGCACGCCGCGTTGAGGCGGAGTGGGAACAGATCAAGGACGGCGCCGACGAGCTGACACCGGAAGCCATCCGCTGGGCCAAGCGATTTTTCCCGGAGCCCGAGTACAAATCCATCGCCAACGGCCACGGCGAAGCGGTTCTGCGCGACCACGCCGGTGAAGACAAGGCGTTTGCCCGCTGGCTGGAGCGCAACACCTTCCCGCACCGCGTTAACGGATATCAGGCGGTCACCCTCAGCACAAAGCCCACTGGCATTCCGCCGGGTGACGTCACCGATCGCCAGCTGGAAGCCATTGCCGACCTCGCGGACAAATACAGCTTCGGCGAGATTCGTGTTACCCACGAGCAGAACGTTGTATTGGCTGATGTGGAGCAGGAAAAGTTGTTTGAGCTGTGGCAGGAAGCGCGTAAAAACGGCTTCGCCACCCCGAACATCGGTACCCTGACCGACATGATCTGCTGCCCCGGCGGCGATTACTGCTCGCTCGCCAATGCCAAGTCCATTCCGGTGGCGGAGGCAATCCAGCGCAAGTTTGACGACCTGGATTACCTCTACGATATCGGCGACCTGGACCTGAATATTTCCGGCTGCATGAACGCCTGTGGCCACCACCACATCGGCCACATCGGCATTCTGGGCGTGGACAAGAAAGGCGAGGAGTTTTACCAGGTACAGCTGGGCGGTAGCTCGAACGAAAAGGCCAGCCTGGGCAAGGTTCTCGGCCCGAGCTTCTCACGCGACGAGATGCCGAACACTATCGGCAAAATTCTCGATGTATTCGTGGAAAACCGCCATCCGGACGAACTGTTTATCGACACCTACAACCGTATCGGGCTTCAGCCATTCAAGGAGCGTGTATATGCCAAAGCCAGCTAA
- the metH gene encoding methionine synthase, producing the protein MSDNRSQQSRDQRLQQLHSALAERILILDGGMGTMIQQEKLGEADYRGARFADYPSDLKGNNDLLVLTQPDLIERLHREYLEAGADIIETNTFNATRLSQSDYDMEDLVPELNLVAAQVARRAADALSTPEKPRYVAGVLGPTSRTASISPDVNDPGARNVTFDALVENYIESANALIDGGSDLLLIETIFDTLNAKAAIYALKKVFDQRGFELPIMISGTITDASGRTLSGQTTEAFYYSIAHAKPLSVGLNCALGATELRPYVEALSGVCAEHVSAHPNAGLPNEFGEYDETPEQTAAIVAEFARSGFINILGGCCGTTPDHIRAIADAVVDIPPRKLPEQKPALRLSGLEPYVVDENALFVNVGERCNVTGSARFKRLIMEEDYDTALQVAAAQVEDGAQVIDFNMDEAMLDSVAAMRRFLNLCATEPDISKVPFMVDSSKWEVIEAGLQCIQGKPIVNSISLKEGEEDFVDKARSCLMYGAAVVVMAFDEKGQADTFERKTEICKRSYDILVDKVGFNPSDIIFDPNIFAVATGIEEHNNYAVDFIEATQWIRQNLPGANVSGGVSNVSFSFRGNNPVREAIHSVFLYYAIKAGLNMGIVNAGQLAVYDDLPDELREKVEDVILNRSDEATEALLDIAEKYRGDGSTAERKEDLAWRQLPINERLAHSLVKGINNFIEQDTEEARAAAKRPLDVIEGPLMDGMNIVGDLFGEGKMFLPQVVKSARVMKQAVAYLQPYIEAEKTVDSKPNGRILMATVKGDVHDIGKNIVGVVLACNNFEVIDLGVMVPAETILQTAKEKNCDIIGLSGLITPSLDEMVHVAAEMERQGFDIPLMIGGATTSKAHTAVKIDPQFNRNQTVYVADASRAVGVASNLLSDELRPAFVKGIQEEYDKVRERTANRKRNDPRLSYEKALKAGPQFDWANFEPKAPNNPGLTVLNDFPLEKLVDTIDWTPFFISWDLAGKYPAILNDKVVGEAATDLFKNAQTMLADIIDNKRLTARAAFGLWPANADGDDIIVYTDESRTEELARLHQMRQQVQKRGGDGYCRSLADFIAPVGSGVADYIGGFAVTTGIGADELAAEYEAKHDDYSAIMVKALADRLAESFAEYLHREVRRNYWGYQPDETLSNDQLIKEAYTGIRPAPGYPACPDHTEKATLFRLLDAENNAGIELTSSFAMMPAAAVSGWYFAHPESKYFNVGKISRDQLASLAKRKGMREDELERWLRPNLEE; encoded by the coding sequence ATGTCGGATAATCGGTCTCAGCAGTCCCGTGACCAGCGTCTGCAACAGCTTCACAGCGCCCTCGCCGAGCGTATCCTGATTCTGGACGGCGGTATGGGAACCATGATTCAGCAGGAAAAACTGGGCGAAGCGGACTACCGGGGTGCGCGCTTTGCCGACTACCCTTCCGACCTGAAGGGCAACAATGACCTGCTGGTACTCACCCAGCCCGACCTGATCGAGCGCCTGCACCGGGAATACCTGGAGGCCGGGGCCGACATCATCGAGACCAATACCTTCAACGCCACCCGGCTTTCCCAGTCCGACTACGATATGGAGGACCTGGTGCCGGAACTGAATCTGGTGGCGGCACAGGTCGCGCGGCGCGCAGCTGATGCGCTCTCCACCCCGGAGAAGCCACGCTATGTTGCGGGGGTGCTGGGCCCGACCTCGCGCACCGCCAGCATCTCTCCCGACGTAAATGACCCCGGCGCGCGCAATGTGACCTTCGACGCGCTGGTGGAAAACTACATTGAGTCCGCCAACGCGCTGATCGACGGCGGCTCGGACCTGCTCCTGATCGAGACCATCTTCGACACCCTGAACGCAAAGGCCGCGATCTACGCCCTAAAGAAGGTGTTCGATCAGCGCGGTTTCGAGCTGCCGATCATGATTTCCGGCACCATCACCGATGCGTCCGGGCGCACCCTCTCCGGGCAGACCACGGAAGCCTTTTACTATTCCATTGCCCACGCCAAGCCTCTGTCCGTGGGCCTGAACTGCGCGCTCGGCGCCACCGAGCTGCGCCCGTATGTGGAGGCGCTCTCTGGCGTCTGTGCCGAGCACGTGTCCGCCCACCCCAATGCGGGACTGCCGAACGAGTTTGGCGAATACGACGAGACTCCGGAGCAGACCGCGGCAATCGTTGCCGAGTTCGCCCGCAGCGGCTTCATCAACATTCTCGGCGGCTGCTGCGGCACCACTCCGGATCATATCCGTGCGATTGCCGATGCGGTTGTGGATATTCCGCCGCGCAAGCTGCCAGAGCAGAAGCCTGCGCTGCGGCTTTCCGGCCTGGAACCCTACGTAGTGGACGAAAACGCGCTGTTTGTGAACGTGGGCGAGCGCTGTAACGTCACCGGTTCCGCGCGCTTCAAGCGCCTGATCATGGAAGAGGATTACGATACTGCACTGCAGGTCGCTGCCGCCCAGGTGGAAGACGGGGCACAGGTGATCGACTTCAACATGGACGAGGCGATGCTGGATTCCGTCGCCGCCATGCGCCGCTTCCTCAACCTGTGCGCCACCGAGCCGGACATTTCCAAAGTCCCGTTTATGGTGGACTCCTCCAAGTGGGAGGTGATCGAGGCCGGCCTGCAGTGCATCCAGGGCAAGCCCATCGTTAACTCCATCAGCCTGAAGGAAGGCGAAGAGGATTTTGTCGACAAGGCGCGCTCCTGCCTGATGTACGGTGCCGCGGTGGTGGTGATGGCCTTCGACGAAAAAGGCCAGGCGGACACCTTCGAGCGCAAGACCGAGATCTGCAAGCGCAGTTACGACATCCTCGTAGACAAGGTCGGTTTCAATCCGTCCGATATCATTTTCGACCCGAACATTTTCGCGGTCGCCACTGGTATCGAAGAGCACAACAACTACGCGGTGGACTTTATCGAGGCCACCCAGTGGATTCGCCAGAACCTGCCGGGGGCCAATGTCTCCGGTGGCGTGTCCAATGTGTCTTTCTCCTTCCGCGGCAACAACCCGGTGCGCGAGGCGATCCACTCCGTGTTCCTGTACTACGCCATCAAGGCGGGCCTGAACATGGGGATCGTCAATGCGGGTCAGCTCGCGGTGTACGACGACCTGCCGGACGAACTGCGGGAAAAAGTTGAGGATGTGATCCTCAACCGCAGTGACGAAGCCACAGAGGCACTGCTGGATATCGCGGAAAAATACCGTGGTGATGGCTCCACTGCGGAGCGCAAGGAAGACCTGGCCTGGCGCCAGCTGCCGATCAACGAGCGCCTGGCGCACTCGCTGGTGAAAGGCATCAACAACTTTATCGAACAAGACACCGAAGAGGCCCGCGCTGCCGCCAAGCGCCCGCTGGACGTGATTGAAGGCCCGCTGATGGACGGTATGAATATCGTCGGCGACCTGTTCGGTGAAGGCAAAATGTTCCTTCCCCAGGTGGTGAAGTCTGCGCGTGTGATGAAGCAGGCCGTGGCCTACCTGCAGCCCTATATCGAGGCGGAAAAAACCGTCGACAGCAAACCCAACGGCCGCATCCTGATGGCGACGGTGAAAGGCGACGTGCACGATATCGGCAAGAATATTGTCGGCGTGGTACTGGCCTGCAACAACTTCGAGGTGATCGACCTCGGCGTGATGGTGCCGGCGGAAACGATCCTGCAGACGGCCAAGGAAAAGAACTGTGACATCATCGGCCTGTCCGGCCTGATCACCCCGTCGCTGGACGAAATGGTGCACGTGGCCGCAGAGATGGAGCGCCAGGGATTTGATATCCCGCTGATGATTGGCGGTGCCACCACTTCCAAGGCGCACACCGCGGTCAAGATCGACCCGCAGTTCAACCGCAACCAGACCGTGTACGTGGCGGACGCCTCGCGCGCGGTTGGCGTCGCCAGCAACCTGCTGTCTGACGAACTGCGCCCTGCGTTTGTAAAAGGGATTCAGGAAGAGTACGACAAGGTGCGCGAGCGCACCGCCAACCGCAAGCGCAACGACCCGCGACTCAGCTATGAAAAAGCGCTGAAAGCGGGCCCACAGTTTGACTGGGCCAACTTCGAGCCGAAAGCACCGAACAACCCCGGCCTCACCGTGCTGAATGATTTCCCGCTGGAGAAACTCGTCGACACCATCGACTGGACGCCCTTCTTCATCTCCTGGGACCTGGCCGGTAAATACCCGGCGATACTGAACGATAAAGTGGTCGGCGAAGCGGCAACGGACCTGTTCAAGAACGCCCAGACCATGCTCGCGGATATCATTGACAACAAACGCCTTACCGCGCGCGCGGCCTTCGGCCTGTGGCCGGCGAATGCGGATGGTGATGACATTATTGTCTACACCGACGAGAGCCGCACCGAAGAGCTGGCCCGCCTGCACCAGATGCGCCAGCAAGTACAGAAGCGCGGCGGCGACGGCTACTGCCGCTCCCTGGCCGACTTTATCGCTCCGGTAGGCTCAGGCGTTGCCGATTATATTGGCGGCTTTGCGGTAACCACCGGCATCGGCGCCGATGAACTGGCAGCGGAGTATGAAGCGAAGCACGACGATTACAGCGCAATCATGGTCAAGGCCCTGGCCGACCGTCTTGCTGAGTCCTTCGCCGAATACCTGCACCGCGAGGTACGCAGGAACTACTGGGGCTACCAGCCGGACGAAACCCTGAGCAATGACCAACTGATCAAGGAAGCCTACACCGGCATCCGCCCGGCGCCCGGCTACCCGGCCTGCCCGGACCACACCGAAAAGGCGACCCTGTTCAGGCTGCTGGACGCGGAAAACAATGCTGGTATAGAACTCACCTCGAGCTTTGCCATGATGCCCGCGGCTGCGGTGAGCGGCTGGTACTTTGCGCATCCCGAGTCCAAATACTTCAACGTCGGCAAGATCAGCCGTGACCAGCTCGCCAGTCTGGCAAAGCGCAAGGGTATGCGCGAGGACGAACTGGAACGCTGGTTGCGTCCAAATCTGGAAGAATAA
- the nfuA gene encoding Fe-S biogenesis protein NfuA — translation MSEQPSELNVTITDSAQEYLRDLLAKQDCEGIAIRMFVSNPGTPNAETCIAYSRPGEEKEGDLEMQLNGFKAYFEGRSIPYLDEARVDYSSDKMGGQLTIRAPNSRMPKVTDDSPIEDRINYVLYSDVNPGLASHGGQVSLVEVTEDHYAVLKFGGGCQGCGMVDMTLKEGVEKTLKEKIPELAGVKDITDHTDKSQAYY, via the coding sequence ATGTCAGAACAACCGTCAGAATTGAACGTTACCATCACCGACTCCGCCCAGGAGTACCTGCGCGACCTGCTGGCCAAGCAGGACTGCGAGGGCATCGCCATCCGCATGTTCGTATCCAACCCGGGTACCCCCAACGCGGAAACCTGTATCGCCTACAGCCGCCCCGGCGAAGAGAAAGAGGGCGATCTGGAGATGCAACTCAACGGCTTCAAGGCCTACTTTGAAGGCCGCAGTATCCCCTACCTGGACGAAGCCCGGGTGGACTACTCCTCAGACAAAATGGGCGGCCAGCTCACCATTCGCGCGCCCAACTCGCGCATGCCCAAGGTCACCGATGACAGTCCCATCGAAGACCGCATCAACTACGTCCTTTACAGCGATGTAAACCCCGGCCTCGCCTCCCACGGCGGACAGGTGAGCCTGGTGGAAGTTACCGAGGACCACTACGCGGTACTCAAGTTCGGCGGCGGCTGCCAGGGTTGCGGTATGGTGGACATGACGCTGAAAGAGGGCGTGGAGAAAACCCTGAAAGAAAAGATTCCGGAACTGGCCGGTGTGAAAGACATTACCGACCACACCGACAAGTCCCAGGCTTACTATTGA
- a CDS encoding CaiB/BaiF CoA transferase family protein yields the protein MAGPLAHLKVLDLSRILAGPWASQVLADFGAEVIKVERPGKGDDTRHWGPPYLKDAEGQDTAEAAYYLSANRGKKSITVDITQPRGQVLIRQLAEQCDILLENYKVGGLEKYGLDYASIKAVNPKIIYCSITGFGQSGPYARRAGYDAMIQGMGGLMSLTGVPEGQPGAGPQKVGVAVADLMTGMYAVSGVLAAVIHRDRTGEGQQIDLALLDTQVAWLANQAQNFLTSGKSPQRQGTAHPNIVPYQAVPASDGYFMLAVGNDAQFKKFCEIAGLQDVAADPDYETNKARVQAREVLVPIIERATRTQPAAWWLEKLSDAHVPCGPINNLEQVFADPQVQYRGMVLEQDHPVAGKVKTVRNPLGFSSSPLAYDQAPPTLGEHTDEVLADLLSLGSDEIESLKRDGVV from the coding sequence ATGGCCGGCCCGCTCGCACATCTGAAAGTTCTCGACCTCAGCCGAATCCTCGCCGGACCCTGGGCCAGCCAGGTGCTGGCTGACTTCGGTGCTGAGGTCATCAAGGTCGAGCGACCGGGGAAGGGGGACGATACCCGCCACTGGGGGCCTCCCTACCTGAAAGACGCCGAGGGTCAGGACACGGCCGAGGCCGCCTATTACCTGAGTGCCAATCGCGGCAAAAAATCGATCACCGTCGATATCACCCAACCGCGCGGACAGGTGCTGATCCGGCAGCTAGCCGAACAGTGCGACATCCTGCTGGAGAACTACAAAGTCGGCGGCCTTGAAAAGTACGGACTGGACTACGCCTCCATCAAGGCGGTCAACCCGAAAATCATTTACTGCTCCATTACCGGATTCGGCCAAAGTGGCCCCTACGCTCGGCGCGCTGGCTACGATGCGATGATCCAGGGGATGGGCGGACTGATGAGCCTGACGGGCGTCCCCGAGGGGCAGCCGGGTGCTGGGCCGCAGAAAGTCGGGGTTGCCGTGGCCGACCTGATGACGGGAATGTACGCGGTGTCCGGTGTATTAGCGGCGGTTATTCACCGGGACAGAACCGGGGAGGGGCAGCAGATAGACCTGGCGTTGCTGGATACCCAGGTTGCATGGCTTGCCAATCAGGCGCAGAACTTCCTGACCTCAGGCAAAAGCCCACAACGCCAGGGTACCGCGCACCCGAACATCGTGCCGTATCAGGCAGTGCCCGCCAGTGACGGCTATTTTATGCTGGCGGTGGGTAACGACGCGCAGTTCAAGAAGTTCTGCGAGATCGCCGGCCTCCAGGACGTCGCGGCAGACCCGGACTATGAAACCAATAAGGCGCGGGTCCAGGCGCGTGAGGTACTGGTGCCGATTATTGAGCGCGCCACTCGCACGCAGCCTGCCGCCTGGTGGCTGGAAAAACTGAGCGATGCCCATGTGCCCTGCGGGCCGATCAACAACCTCGAGCAGGTGTTTGCCGACCCCCAGGTTCAGTATCGCGGGATGGTGCTGGAACAGGACCACCCGGTGGCGGGCAAAGTGAAAACCGTGCGCAACCCGCTAGGCTTTTCGTCGTCACCTCTGGCCTACGACCAGGCCCCGCCCACGCTGGGCGAGCATACCGACGAAGTGCTGGCAGACTTGTTGTCGCTGGGCTCTGATGAGATCGAGTCCCTGAAGCGGGATGGCGTTGTCTGA
- a CDS encoding type 1 glutamine amidotransferase domain-containing protein — translation MKILMILTSHDELGDTGNKTGFWLEEFAAPYYVFVDAGADVTLASPKGGQPPLDPKSDADDAQTAATRRFKTDPIAQEALANTKTLDEVDTEGFDALFYPGGHGPLWDLAEDQRSIAIIHGFYRANKPVGAVCHAPAVFRHTLDESGEPLVKGRRVTGFSNSEEAGVELTDVVPFLLEDMLKERGAEYSKGDDWQSYICTDGLLITGQNPASSEAAARALLGALA, via the coding sequence ATGAAAATCCTGATGATACTTACATCCCATGATGAGCTGGGCGATACCGGCAACAAGACCGGTTTCTGGCTGGAGGAATTTGCCGCGCCTTATTACGTCTTTGTGGATGCTGGTGCTGATGTGACCCTGGCGTCGCCCAAGGGTGGCCAGCCGCCGCTGGACCCGAAAAGTGACGCCGATGACGCACAGACTGCGGCCACCCGCCGGTTTAAGACTGATCCCATCGCCCAGGAGGCTCTCGCCAACACCAAAACGCTGGATGAAGTGGACACCGAGGGGTTTGATGCGCTCTTCTACCCGGGCGGGCACGGCCCGCTGTGGGACCTGGCTGAAGACCAGCGCTCCATTGCCATCATCCATGGCTTCTACCGGGCGAATAAACCTGTGGGCGCCGTCTGCCATGCACCCGCGGTGTTTCGGCATACGCTCGATGAAAGCGGTGAGCCGCTGGTGAAAGGCCGCCGGGTTACCGGATTCAGCAACAGTGAAGAGGCCGGTGTTGAGCTGACCGATGTAGTGCCGTTTCTGCTGGAAGACATGCTCAAGGAGCGGGGTGCTGAGTATTCGAAAGGGGATGACTGGCAGAGCTATATCTGTACCGACGGACTACTGATCACCGGCCAGAACCCGGCATCCTCCGAAGCCGCTGCCCGGGCACTGCTGGGGGCGCTGGCCTGA
- a CDS encoding DUF2970 domain-containing protein, with protein sequence MEEDNKQKPSFGQVVLSTLAAAIGVQSNKNRERDFKAGSIKTYVAAGLIFTALFVITLVLVVKTVLSNMG encoded by the coding sequence ATGGAAGAAGACAATAAGCAAAAGCCGTCTTTTGGCCAGGTGGTGCTGAGCACCCTGGCCGCTGCGATCGGGGTTCAGTCGAATAAAAATCGGGAAAGGGATTTCAAAGCGGGCAGCATCAAGACGTACGTGGCCGCAGGACTGATCTTCACCGCACTGTTTGTGATTACGCTTGTGCTAGTGGTGAAGACTGTTTTGAGCAATATGGGATAG
- a CDS encoding DUF962 domain-containing protein — protein sequence MAETTTDQARQAEPESTSAETTPRFNSFKEFYPFYLNEHSNLTCRRLHFVGTALVIGLLLTALLTQNWALLAVLPVAGYGFAWVGHFFFEHNRPATFKNPLYSLWGDFVMFKDILLGKIER from the coding sequence ATGGCAGAGACAACCACAGACCAGGCGCGCCAGGCAGAGCCTGAATCTACCAGTGCGGAAACCACGCCGCGGTTTAACTCCTTCAAAGAGTTCTACCCGTTCTACCTCAACGAGCACAGCAACCTGACCTGTCGCCGACTGCACTTTGTAGGCACCGCCCTGGTGATCGGGCTACTGCTTACCGCGCTTCTCACACAGAACTGGGCGCTACTCGCAGTGCTGCCGGTTGCCGGATACGGTTTTGCCTGGGTCGGACACTTCTTCTTCGAACACAACCGCCCAGCCACATTCAAGAACCCACTCTATTCCCTGTGGGGCGACTTCGTCATGTTCAAAGACATTCTACTAGGCAAGATCGAGCGCTAA
- a CDS encoding DUF934 domain-containing protein → MPKPAKPSVKKPVGEQPENPAKLILDGAVTDNQWNLLPLGGEEEVTAENLAPGKVILPLSVWLELRDQLQERGEDIGVWLDSDETVDLIGEYAAELPLIAAHFPAFTDGRAFTVGRLLRERYGYTGEVRAVGNFIRDQLTYLTRCGFNAFAYQGDQPLERLLESTSDFTDSYQAAVDQPLPIYRRRALA, encoded by the coding sequence ATGCCAAAGCCAGCTAAGCCCTCTGTTAAAAAGCCGGTCGGTGAACAGCCGGAAAATCCGGCAAAACTGATTCTGGACGGTGCGGTTACTGACAACCAGTGGAACTTGTTGCCCCTTGGCGGAGAAGAGGAAGTCACCGCGGAAAACCTGGCACCGGGCAAGGTAATCCTGCCGCTGAGCGTTTGGCTGGAACTGCGTGACCAGTTGCAGGAACGCGGGGAAGATATCGGGGTCTGGCTGGACAGCGATGAGACCGTCGACCTCATTGGTGAGTACGCGGCAGAGCTGCCATTGATTGCGGCTCACTTCCCCGCATTTACCGATGGTCGCGCGTTTACCGTGGGCCGCCTTCTGCGCGAGCGCTATGGCTATACCGGAGAAGTGCGTGCAGTAGGTAACTTTATACGCGATCAGCTGACCTACCTGACCCGCTGCGGATTCAATGCGTTTGCTTATCAGGGCGACCAGCCGCTGGAACGCCTGCTGGAATCCACAAGCGATTTTACCGACAGCTACCAGGCCGCAGTGGACCAGCCCCTGCCAATCTACCGCCGTCGCGCTCTGGCCTGA